Part of the Nicotiana sylvestris chromosome 2, ASM39365v2, whole genome shotgun sequence genome, GGTCAACCTTTAAAAAACCACAAAACTAGACATGTTTCTTTAGAAAAGCGTCAACCGGACACCCTTTCATTTTCTCCGAAAATTTGAACCGGAAATTGAAGAATTTTGTGAGCACAGATTTAACATGTTGCAGTACTCATTTTTTCTTGCTGCTATCAGGTTGAGGGTCTTGTGCTCGACCATGGTTCACGACATCCAGACATGAAAAGACGAGCTGAGAACTGTTACATTCTGACTTGTAATGTATCCTTGGAATATGAGAAGAGGTGATTATTCACTGCGGCTTCATATTACATATATTTACTTGGATTTATTGAGTTCATATAGTTGATGCACTTCTCTTTCTCAGTGAAGTAAATGCAGGGTTTTTCTACTCGAATGCAGAGCAGAGAGAGGCAATGGTTGCTGCTGAAAGGCGCTCAGTTGATGAGAGAGTGCAAAAGATAATTGATCTTAAAAACAAGGTCTGCAGTTTAGCTAGGAGTATTTGGCATTTGTGTGTCAATGTAATGAAACATTTATTTCGGACTTTATTCCTGGTTGCATGCAGGTTTGTTCAGGAAATGAAAACAACTTTGTTGTTATCAATCAGAAGGGAATTGATCCTCCATCTCTTGACATTCTTGCTCGGGCAGGAGTAAGTTGTCCTCACTCTAGTTTATTCAGTTTTTAGTAAATTCTCAAGCTGAATCATTTAGTTGTCGAATGCATGTGTCTTCTTCAAATTAGTTTTGCATGTCTGCTCTTCCTAGGAACATGTTGCTTCCTTCTGTTGCCATGCTAGTACTTTTGGGTAACTGATCTCTATCAACTAACTCCTACCAGTGTTGTGAAGAGCGTGAAGCGAGGAAAAGCGACAACCCCCATTTCACGAGAAGCGAGAAGCGAAGCGCTCGCTTTTTTTTAAGTGAAgcggaatttaaaaaaaaaataataataaatactgCATAGACAACACATGTAATTGTAAGCAaatgttcaatacttcaattggGCAGAAATTTTGGGCAGAAACTGGAAAAATTGGGCAGAAATTTTCTGAAAAAAATTCGCCAGCATTTCACCGCTTTTTGGACGTTTAGAAATAATCTGATTATCTCATAAATCAGAAGTTgatgaagaagagaagaagaaattgCTGTTGTTGTTGAAGAAAAACCCTAGTCTCGATGTTGTTGAAGAAGTCGAGACAGTGTTTACGGTTTGGAAACCtcgttttttaataaaatagGGCTTGGGTTAATTTTAAACATAGAAGTGGACGCTTCTAACGCTTTTTCTTGCTTCACCGCTTCTCGCTTTTTACCGAGAAGCGGTCGCTTTTTCGTACCAGAGTCGCTTCTATTACCTGAAGCGCTGCCCTTCACGCCTCGCTTCGCTTCTCGCTTAAAGCGAGGAAGCGAGCGTTTTTTTAATCACTGTCTCCTACCCTACTTGGCTTTTTCCTGAAAAGATAATAAACTACTCCCAGATCCTATGTGTGGAACTTAGTTCTTTGATACTCCTTCATgggaaaaaaagaaatagaaaaatcagAGAGCGAAAGAAAGGTTATCATATATACAACAAATGAGCTCAACTTCCAAAATACGTTAAATGTTCATTGAAGAAATTTATGAAACTTATGGACCTATCATGAATTTCTAAATTAACAAGGGAGCAGTTATGATGGGGACTTGTACCCTTTGTCTTTTAATCCTTTTTTTAATTAAGAGAATAAGAAATTTTTGTGGAACTGCATATAAAAATTAGATGGTCTTCCCTTTTTATTAGACTAAACTGGATTCCACGAGAACATGCACCGATGCCTTCTCCATCCCACTTATATGCAAGGGTTGTAGTAGATAGAAATATTAGGTTATTGTATTCTCATAGTTGACAGTTAATCAGAAGGTTCTATGTCATAAATAGACCAAGTTTCGCCATTGTATGCTTGAATGCAATTGCGTCCCTTTTAGCCTTTCTTCCCCATTTTCGTGTATGCAATTCTTTTTTTATCCTTAATGATAAAGGATAGTTTGAAACGCTAATGCATTGCCACATCTCTCAACAAGAAACATCCATTCTCTATTGTGTTTGTTTTTTCTAAAGCTCCTTATAGCAATTTAAGATGCCAAACTAGATATTTTATGACATAAATGTTTCATTTAAATGATGGTGACATTTAAGAATCTTATTTTTACTTTCCAACATATGGACTATCATCCCAATTTTGATGTTTTAGATAATTGCTCTTCGAAGAGCAAAGAGGAGAAATATGGAGCGCTTGGTTTTGGCATGTGGTGGTGATGCAGTTAACTCTGTTGATGACCTTACTCCTGAGTGCCTTGGCTGGGCTGGGCTGGTCTATGAGCATGTTCTTGGCGAAGAGAAGTACACATTTGTTGAAAATGTCAAAAATCCTCATTCCTGCACTATTCTTATAAAAGGTATTCTGAATTGTGTAGTTGTCATTAAATGTTTTTTTCTTGTGGACGCTATTATTTTGCAGTGGTGGTGCTTGTAATTTCCCTGTTTGAGAACTTGGTCTTGTTAAATGCTGCTGTTTCCTATACAGGGCCAAATGACCATACAATAGCACAAATTAAGGATGCTGTTCGTGATGGACTGAGAGCAGTCAAAAATACCATTGAAGATGAAGCAGTTGTACTGGTATGGTATTCCATTGATACCTGGAACTCCAGAAATGGATATTTGTGTGAATTCCATGTAGAATTGCCTTCACTTGATGGCTTTTTCCTTGTTTGTGCATTATTTTGCACTGCCTATCCATCTTTGGACCCAATTTTATGTGCATGGAAGTATGATGCTTTACATTTGTTTATAAACATGTTGCTCTGGGGTATTCGTGCTAATCTTACTTCTCGACTAAGGCTTTAATGGAATTGTCATTTTTTATCTTGGTTTTTTATTTTTACAGCAGTATGAAAAGGAAGCATTATTAGACTTCATAACCAGAGCGTTAATCTGTCTCTAGTTAGATGTTACAACTTGCTGTATGAATTCTCGTCCGTGTACCTGTATTTGACTATTTGCTTATGAAATTCGAGGATTCACTTGTTTGAACTTTGAAGCAGTGAACGCGTTGTTCTCTGCATATTATGAGAATGAAGTAATGCATCTTCGGCTCCTGAGTTATGTTCTTGTATGATTACTTTAAGGGTGCTGGTGCCTTTGAAGTTGCAGCTCGACAATACCTGATCAATGAAGTGAAGAAAACTGTTAAAGGGGTATGTGAATAGATTTATTATTGTCTTAATATTTACCTCCCTATGCAAGATGTATTCGAGTGTTGTATatattttctgattttctttgGTCTATGGCAAAATATCTGCTAAGCGTGCCCAACTTGGAGTGGAAGCATTTGCGAATGCCCTCCTTGTGATACCAAAAACGCTTGCTGAGAACTCTGGCCTTGATACTCAAGATGTGATTATAGCACTAACGGTAATCGAATACTTCTCTTGCTCGTGTTCATGAATGCAACTATTGTATCAATTATCACCCTGACTTCTCATCTTTTTGCAGGGAGAGCATGACAAAGGAAATATTGTGGGACTAAATCAGCACACTGGAGAACCTATAGATCCCCAAATGGAGGGGATATTTGACAATTATTCTGTTAAGCGTCAGATTGTGAATTCTGGGTATGTGGAAATTATTCATTACATATATTTTCTTCTGTATGGGCATGTATTAATTCATGTATCAATACCAGTCAGCTCTGCGCGAAATCATCTTTTCAGTAAGCATTGGAGCTATATTTGTTGTTCCTTGCTCTccgtttcttttatttttcccttAAATTCCCAACCCGACTAAAGGTGAATTTTTGCTGAATAGCATCTGACCCATAATCCATTTTTGTTTTGCAGCCCTGTTATAGCATCTCAGCTGCTACTTGTTGATGAAGTAATCCGTGCAGGACGTAACATGCGGAAACCAACTTAGTTGTTCTTTTTCATGTAAATTTATTTCCATAGGACAATAGTGTTCCGTTTCTTTCATCGtgttcatttgttttctcttgggggaaaaaagaaaaagatagaagACAGCAAACCGAATGGATGGAGTTGGTGGCGTGAGACGGCAAATCATGTTTTGAATGTGATAGGTGGTTGATAAGGGGCAGATTGTGCCTGGATAATTTTGTTCATCAGTTGAATCTTTTAGCATGTTTTCTGTTCCAACCATTACCATTATTGTATCCAACCACATCTTTCGTACTTGTATTTCTGCACTATGTCGTTATCAAAAGATGTTTTTGTCAAACAGTCAAACTATTTTATAATCTCTAATTAGTGAATATGTGAATCATCTGTATTCAACTATTCATTGCGTTCTGTTGAGGTTAATTCCTTTCCTGTAAAAGGATGTTAAAGAGTGATTTTTATGGGTTAGGAATTTGATTGGTGGGCGTTCGGATGTTGAAGGGAAGCCTGTCGAAAGTTCAAATGGCTACGGATTGCAAATTGCAATTTCAAATGTGAATTACTTCCATGGTTGGGTGATAAAATTAGGTAAAATTTTGATTTACCATGATTAGGTGATGTCATGGTTTAGTGAGATACTCAGTTTGAAAATGTTTTTGAATGTAGAAGATGCCAATAGGATCTCTTCGGGCTGTGCCACAGAAGGTTGTTTTTCTGGTTCGGACGCAAGTTTGGCAGATGGCACAGAGTGCTTCTATGGAATCTCATTTGAACGTAAATTGTCAGTGGGGAAtgattttatttttacatttgATCCTTGTCTTTTAGTGACATTTTGTTTTTTCTGTGGTGCTTTCTTTTTCATCAATTCTTGAGCTAGACTATGTTGAGTGCGAATCATGTTCCATATCTAAAACAAATCagaaattattttcaaatttagtgaATTTAGATTAGACTCTTAAAACTACGAGTTTTTTCCCCTATCCCCTCCCACCACAAGAAAGGGTATAAGAGCTCGTCGAGTAAATAGATAGGAACTATGGGCAACTGTTTTGTCGTTTGCAAAAACAATCTTATTTGAAAGGTACAGGAGATTTGAAAAGGATGGAGATTCAACATTGACATTGTAGGAATAGCCCATTCAATCCTTGTGTATATTTTTTATGGGATAAGTTTCATTCAAGGAATAATTTGTGAACCGCCCAATTGACATTTCACAGCTACTAAATCAATAGTGACCCTTATCTACAATGTCTAACCCAAAGAACTCAAGGCTCGGGATAATGCACGAGCCTGATATCTAAGGGGCTTGACTTTTCTGGTTTGGCATCTTGGTGAAGGAAATACGGAATTTGGAACCAAATCTTTAGTTTGACAATTTAAATCCCGTTCATATTTTGGACTATTCTAATGGGacatttcaagttttgccaaAAGTTAGCTGTATATATTAACTTTCACGAACCACGTATAGCTCAAACTCAAGTTTGAGTTGCTTAGGGGTAGTTTGGTTGGTGATGTGAGATATACAAGGATATCAGGGATTGAGATATTCCATGAGATTAGTTATTTCACTTTTTATATGGGATAACTAATTCCATCATTTTCATACAAAATGATTTTGGAGACCGAATAATACCCATAATTAAGCGCGGGATAAAATTGTTATCTCTTATCCCAACATCCAAACTACCCCTTAGAGGTGTGGTATTATATTGCATATCAGTAACTTACAAGCATGTGAGGATCTTGGTTGCATAGCATTAGCACTTATGTTTTACTTCTATTATTGTACTATTATTGGTATTTTGTTTGTTATAACGTCTCATGTACTTATAACTTGGTGTCTGCTCCAATTTTACTTGTGTGAGCTTCCTTATATTGTCCAAACTTAAATAAAGGAGGAGGATCACGGTAGTCTGATAGCTATTGCAAAACTAACCAATTCATAATGGATCCTCATAATATGGATAAATAGTTAGTGAAGATTCATATATATAGCAGACCCAACTTGTTTGAAAGCATAGTTATTGTTAATTTGTTGCTGGTGTTCGGGCTAGTTTGTACCTTAACTAATTCAACTAGACACTAATTACTACCTGGTAGCAACCCCTAAGTATCGAGTAATTACATCCATCAAAACTTAGATATATACAAAGAAATCACCGAGTGTATCGAGTAATTATTTCCACGTTACAACGTTTTTGAATCGCTTATAGTAACAAGAAAATTTAGTAGGTCCCAAGCAGAAGATTTTATTCTAAAGATGTAGTGCTGTCACAACGACTTATAGGATGTGCGGTTATGCCATGCATCGGAAGATTGAAGTATTCAACTATCAAAAGAGATGTTTACCCTTCTCAAACAGTAGTGGTGTACATGGATCGAGTTGGTTCgatttttattaaaattaaatcaaATCAATTATATCGATTTGGATTGGTTCAGTTTTGTCGGATTTTTTAGGTTTTTTGCGTTTTTTTTTGTTACATAAATAATAtgtcaatcttactttgttaatttttttataagtaaatatatgtttaataaaaattaaaaaattgacaaacatattatatattaaaatattcttatgggagAATTTTCTTAGTAACATATGATAGTATTTCTTTTAGTTGTGTGACAATAAATTTTCGTTGATGTAGACCTTCAAAGTTAaccgaatttaataattaaacataaaaaacaATGCGATACCTCAATAATGATGTATgttctatttaatttttaattatcaaAATACCACTTCAAATTCGAAAAGATATAAGAATCTAGTAGATCTTGACAtatgaaaatgaaaaaacaaaGAGATTGGCGAATTTTaataacacttgataagaaagtgatcatacaacACATTATTAAAAGTTAATAAAAATGGAGCACTTTATATTCTATTAAATATTACTTCCCATAAGAGAATCCTAAATATTTCTAgatatttttaaaaagaaattctatataaagtgttaaaaatatatataaaaattttatatttatatgttgggttggtatgatttttttatttaatacCAAATCAAAGtgacttttctttgtttttcccaATGAGAGACTCTTTGCAAGCATAAAGGTCACATAGGAGTAATTAAGATTCCAGCTGAAATACAACATTAATTTTCAGTCAGACTCAGACCTCAAGTAGGTACGTGCAACTGGACTGGTTTGCCAACT contains:
- the LOC104238847 gene encoding T-complex protein 1 subunit zeta 1 codes for the protein MSVKVLNPNAEVLNKSAALHMNINAAKGLQDVLKTNLGPKGTIKMLVGGAGDIKLTKDGNTLLKEMQIQNPTAIMIARTAVAQDDTSGDGTTSTVLFIGELMKQSERCIDEGMHPRVLVDGFEIAKRATLQFLEKFKTPVVMGDEPDKEILKMVARTTLRTKLYEALADQLTDIVANAVLCIRKPEEAIDLFMVEIMHMRHKFDVDTRLVEGLVLDHGSRHPDMKRRAENCYILTCNVSLEYEKSEVNAGFFYSNAEQREAMVAAERRSVDERVQKIIDLKNKVCSGNENNFVVINQKGIDPPSLDILARAGIIALRRAKRRNMERLVLACGGDAVNSVDDLTPECLGWAGLVYEHVLGEEKYTFVENVKNPHSCTILIKGPNDHTIAQIKDAVRDGLRAVKNTIEDEAVVLGAGAFEVAARQYLINEVKKTVKGRAQLGVEAFANALLVIPKTLAENSGLDTQDVIIALTGEHDKGNIVGLNQHTGEPIDPQMEGIFDNYSVKRQIVNSGPVIASQLLLVDEVIRAGRNMRKPT